In the genome of Epinephelus lanceolatus isolate andai-2023 chromosome 18, ASM4190304v1, whole genome shotgun sequence, one region contains:
- the jmjd8 gene encoding jmjC domain-containing protein 8, with amino-acid sequence MEYKIAVLTTCTQFVLLCFIGLKAAEPSDDGGGWLFNSDSRLQDEGPCNIDVLDGSSLSHQQFIERYAYSRPVILRGLTDNTKFRLSCSKSSLLQEYGARKVRLSTANTYSYRKVDVPLQEYVDILLKPQSVDTLGSDTLYFFGDNNFTEWQSLFELYESPPYVLPHTSGAYSFGIAGPGTGVPFHWHGPGYSEVIYGRKRWFLYPPDKEPHFHPNHTTLSWVMETYPNLPEDEAPLECTIRPGEVLYFPDRWWHATLNLDTSVFISTFLG; translated from the exons ATGGAATATAAAATAGCTGTGTTAACTACATGTACACAGTTTGTGCTGTTATGTTTCATCGGACTGAAGGCAGCGGAGCCGTCAGATGACGGAGGCGGCTG GTTATTTAACTCAGATTCCAGATTACAGGATGAAGGTCCTTGTAACATCGATGTGCTGGACGGCTCTTCACTCTCACATCAACAGTTCATTGAAAG ATATGCATACAGCAGACCGGTGATCCTCAGAGGTCTGACTGATAACACG AAATTTAGGTTGTCGTGCTCCAAGTCGAGTTTACTACAAGAATATGGGGCCCGGAAAGTTCGGCTCAGTACAGCTAACACTTACTCTTACAGGAAAG TGGACGTCCCTTTGCAGGAGTATGTGGACATTTTACTGAAGCCTCAGTCTGTAGACACTCTCGGCAGCG ACACGCTGTATTTTTTTGGAGACAACAACTTCACAGAGTGGCAGAGTTTGTTTGAGCTGTATGAGTCTCCACCATACGTCCTGCCTCACACCAGCGGAGCGTACAGCTTCGGGATCGCAG GTCCTGGAACAGGAGTCCCCTTTCACTGGCATGGACCTGGTTACTCTGAAGTCATCTATGGAAGaaag CGTTGGTTCCTCTACCCGCCTGACAAGGAACCTCATTTCCACCCGAACCACACCACCCTGTCCTGGGTGATGGAGACCTACCCCAACCTGCCAGAGGACGAGGCGCCGCTGGAGTGCACCATCAGACCTGGAGAG GTGCTCTATTTCCCCGACCGCTGGTGGCACGCAACGCTCAACCTGGACACCAGCGTGTTCATCTCCACCTTCCTCGGCTGA
- the LOC117268735 gene encoding E3 ubiquitin-protein ligase CHIP-like, which produces MSESPEKSVSVSAQELKEQGNRLFLNRKYLEAAACYSKAITHSPSVPAYYTNRALCYVKLQQYDKALADCKHALELDSQSVKAHFFMGQCHLEMENYDEAIGNLQKAYNLAKEQRLNFGDDIPSALRIAKKKRWNNMEEKRINQESELHAYLTKLILAEKKRELEGCRQKQEDKSDDSRIQHNPNEIHTKHDKYLSDMEELFCQVDEKRKKREIPDFLCGKISFELMREPCITPSGVTYDRKDIEEHLQRVGHFDPVTRSPLTQDQLIPNLAMKEVIDAFILENGWVEDY; this is translated from the exons atgtcagaaagcCCAGAGAAAAGTGTCTCGGTGTCGGCTCAGGAGCTGAAGGAACAGGGCAACCGCCTGTTTCTGAACCGCAAGTACCTGGAGGCAGCTGCCTGCTACAGCAAAGCTATA ACCCACAGTCCGTCTGTCCCAGCATACTATACCAACCGAGCACTGTGCTACGTGAAGCTGCAGCAGTACGACAAAGCTCTGGCAGACTGCAAACACGCTCTGGAGCTCGACAGCCAGTCAGTCAAAGCTCACTTCTTCATGGGCCAGTGTCACCTGGAGATGGAGAACTATGACGAAGCCATCGGCAACCTGCAGAAAG CTTATAACCTGGCAAAGGAACAGCGTCTGAACTTTGGTGATGACATTCCCAGCGCTCTGCGGATCGCTAAGAAGAAACGTTGGAACAACATGGAGGAGAAGAGGATCAACCAGGAGAGTGAGCTGCACGCCTACCTCACCAAGCTCATCCTTGCTGAGAAAAAAAG AGAACTGGAGGGCTGCCGACAGAAACAAGAGGACAAATCAGACGACAGCAGAATTCAACACAATCCAAACGAGATCCACACAAAACAT GACAAGTATCTTTCAGACATGGAGGAGCTGTTCTGTCAAGTAGACGAGAAGAGGAAG AAGCGAGAGATCCCGGACTTCCTGTGTGGAAAGATCAGTTTTGAGTTGATGAGAGAGCCTTGCATCACTCCCAGTGGAGTCACTTACGACAGGAAAGACATTGAAGAGCACCTGCAG CGAGTCGGCCACTTTGACCCAGTGACACGCTCTCCACTCACCCAAGATCAGCTCATCCCAAACCTGGCCATGAAGGAAGTCATcgatgcttttattttggagaaTGGATGGGTGGAGGACTACTAA